Within Vannielia litorea, the genomic segment CGGTGGGCTGGCCTGAGACCGCATAGATCGTGCGGCCGTTGCAGCGCGCCTGCATCACCCCGTCGGCCCCGGCGGACCAGCGCACCAGAAGCTCGAAGCGGGTCCAGCCGCCGAGTTGCCCCGGACCGGCGCAGCTGCGCCCGAGAAAGGTCAGCCCCCGTGTCCTGTCGAGTTCGAGCGAGACGAGGTGGTTCTTGATCAGCTCCCCCTGCCAGAGCGCCACGGCCAGCCGGCTGTCGGGCCCGCCGGTGAAGGGCACCGCGCGCGGGTTGTGGAAGGCCGCATGGGTCAGCCCGCCGGCCACGCGCACCTCGAAGGCGTAGAGCATGGTGGCGCCCGATTTCACCTCGCCGGCGGAGAGGTAGGACTTGGCGTTGAGGTTGCCGCAGTCGCTCTCGCCGCGCCCATCGCCGTAGCTGCGGGCCTGGCAGTCGCCGGGCATCAGGGTGAAGCGGATCACCTCGCCCGCCACCTGCGGCGTCCGGGCGCTGTTGCGGCCCTCCTTCATGCCGGCGGGATAGCGTTGCGCCTCGGCCTGGGGCGCGGCGAGGGCGAAGGAGAACGAGAGAGAGAGGAAAAGGAGCGCGAGGGCGCGCGAGATGGAACCGGACATGGCAACAACTCCGAGGTCGACAGGCGCGAGGATAGCACGGGTCGGCCAAGCCTCAAACGGCTCGCCCCATTGAACCCGGGCGACAAATCCCCGACATAAGGCGCAACCGCGAAGGAGCCCTCATGACGCAGAAGAACCCCGCCGCCCTCGACTTCCTGCTCACCCGCCGCTCGCGCCCGGCCAAGACGCTGACCGGCCCGGTGCCCACGCGCGAAGAGCTGGGGCCGATCCTTCAGGCTGCCGCGCGCGCGCCCGATCACGGCAAGCTGGAGCCCTGGCGGTTTATCGTGCTGGAGGGCGCGGCGCTGGAGCGGCTGGCGCAGCTCGCCAACGAGCGCGGCAAGGCGCTGGAGCTGGAGCCGGAGAAGGTGGAGAAGTTCGCCACCCAGCTCGGCCAGCCGGGCCTCGTGGTGGTGGTGGTCTCCTCGCCGGTGGAGAGCGACAAGGTGCCCTTCGTCGAGCAGCTCTACTCGGCCGGCGCGGTCTGCCTGCAGATGCTCAACGCGGCACTGGCCTCGGGCTGGGGCGCCAACTGGCTCACCGGCTGGGGCAGCCATGACCGGGAGTTCATCTCCAGGGGTCTCGGCCTTGCCCTGCACGAGACGGTGGCCGGCTTCATCCACATCGGAACCGAGACGGTGCCCGCGCCCGAGCGCCCGCGCCCGGACCTGACCCGGATCACCGCCTGGGTGTCGGAATGATCT encodes:
- a CDS encoding nitroreductase family protein — encoded protein: MTQKNPAALDFLLTRRSRPAKTLTGPVPTREELGPILQAAARAPDHGKLEPWRFIVLEGAALERLAQLANERGKALELEPEKVEKFATQLGQPGLVVVVVSSPVESDKVPFVEQLYSAGAVCLQMLNAALASGWGANWLTGWGSHDREFISRGLGLALHETVAGFIHIGTETVPAPERPRPDLTRITAWVSE